Proteins co-encoded in one Dasypus novemcinctus isolate mDasNov1 chromosome 6, mDasNov1.1.hap2, whole genome shotgun sequence genomic window:
- the SFXN3 gene encoding sideroflexin-3 isoform X2 — MGDLPLDINIQEPRWDQSTFLGRARHFFTVTDPRNLLLSGTQLEASRNIVQNYRAGVVASGLTEDQLWRAKYVYDSAFHPDTGEKVVLIGRMSAQVPMNMTITGCMLTFYRQTPTVVFWQWVNQSFNAIVNYSNRSGDAPITVGQLGTAYVSATTGAVATALGLKSLTKHLPPLVGRFVPFAAVAAANCINIPLMRQRELQVGIPVTDEAGQRLGHSVAAAKQGIFQVVISRIGMAIPAMAIPPVIMDTLERKDFLKRRPWLGAPLQVGLVGFCLVFATPLCCALFPQRSSIRVSRLEPELRAQIREQNPSIEVVYYNKGL; from the exons ATGGGTGATTTGCCCTTAGATATCAACATCCAGGAACCTCGCTGGGACCAAAGCACTTTCCTGGGCAGAGCCCGGCATTTCTTCACTGTCACCGACCCCCGAAATCTGTTGCTATCTGGGACACAGCTGGAAGCTTCCCGGAACATCGTGCAAAATTACAG GGCCGGCGTGGTGGCCTCGGGGCTGACCGAGGACCAGCTGTGGAGGGCCAAGTATGTGTACGACTCTGCCTTCCATCCGGACACAggggagaaggtggtcctcattGGCCGCATGTCAGCCCAGGTGCCCATGAACATGACCATCACTGGATGCATGCTCACCTTCTACAGGCAG ACCCCCACCGTGGTGTTCTGGCAGTGGGTGAACCAGTCCTTCAATGCCATCGTCAACTACTCCAACCGCAGTGGCGACGCTCCCATCACTGTGGG GCAGCTGGGAACCGCTTACGTGAGTGCAACCACGGGGGCGGTGGCCACAGCTCTGGGACTCAAATCCCTCACCAAG CACCTGCCCCCTCTGGTCGGCAGATTTGTGCCCTTTGCCGCTGTGGCAGCTGCCAACTGCATCAACATTCCCCTGATGAGGCAGAG ggAGCTGCAGGTGGGCATCCCTGTGACTGACGAGGCGGGTCAGAGGCTTGGCCACTCGGTGGCCGCAGCCAAGCAGGGCATCTTCCAGGTGGTGATATCAAGAATCGGCATGGCGATTCCTGCAATGG CCATTCCCCCCGTGATCATGGACACTCTGGAGAGGAAAGACTTTCTGAAG CGCCGCCCCTGGCTGGGAGCACCCCTGCAGGTGGGACTGGTGGGCTTCTG CCTGGTATTTGCCACCCCCCTGTGCTGTGCCCTGTTTCCTCAGAGGAG CTCCATACGTGTGAGCAGGCTGGAGCCAGAGCTGAGAGCTCAGATCCGAGAGCAAAACCCCAGCATCGAGGTGGTGTACTACAACAAGGGGCTTTGA
- the SFXN3 gene encoding sideroflexin-3 isoform X1: MGDLPLDINIQEPRWDQSTFLGRARHFFTVTDPRNLLLSGTQLEASRNIVQNYRAGVVASGLTEDQLWRAKYVYDSAFHPDTGEKVVLIGRMSAQVPMNMTITGCMLTFYRKTPTVVFWQWVNQSFNAIVNYSNRSGDAPITVGQLGTAYVSATTGAVATALGLKSLTKHLPPLVGRFVPFAAVAAANCINIPLMRQRELQVGIPVTDEAGQRLGHSVAAAKQGIFQVVISRIGMAIPAMAIPPVIMDTLERKDFLKRRPWLGAPLQVGLVGFCLVFATPLCCALFPQRSSIRVSRLEPELRAQIREQNPSIEVVYYNKGL, from the exons ATGGGTGATTTGCCCTTAGATATCAACATCCAGGAACCTCGCTGGGACCAAAGCACTTTCCTGGGCAGAGCCCGGCATTTCTTCACTGTCACCGACCCCCGAAATCTGTTGCTATCTGGGACACAGCTGGAAGCTTCCCGGAACATCGTGCAAAATTACAG GGCCGGCGTGGTGGCCTCGGGGCTGACCGAGGACCAGCTGTGGAGGGCCAAGTATGTGTACGACTCTGCCTTCCATCCGGACACAggggagaaggtggtcctcattGGCCGCATGTCAGCCCAGGTGCCCATGAACATGACCATCACTGGATGCATGCTCACCTTCTACAG GAAGACCCCCACCGTGGTGTTCTGGCAGTGGGTGAACCAGTCCTTCAATGCCATCGTCAACTACTCCAACCGCAGTGGCGACGCTCCCATCACTGTGGG GCAGCTGGGAACCGCTTACGTGAGTGCAACCACGGGGGCGGTGGCCACAGCTCTGGGACTCAAATCCCTCACCAAG CACCTGCCCCCTCTGGTCGGCAGATTTGTGCCCTTTGCCGCTGTGGCAGCTGCCAACTGCATCAACATTCCCCTGATGAGGCAGAG ggAGCTGCAGGTGGGCATCCCTGTGACTGACGAGGCGGGTCAGAGGCTTGGCCACTCGGTGGCCGCAGCCAAGCAGGGCATCTTCCAGGTGGTGATATCAAGAATCGGCATGGCGATTCCTGCAATGG CCATTCCCCCCGTGATCATGGACACTCTGGAGAGGAAAGACTTTCTGAAG CGCCGCCCCTGGCTGGGAGCACCCCTGCAGGTGGGACTGGTGGGCTTCTG CCTGGTATTTGCCACCCCCCTGTGCTGTGCCCTGTTTCCTCAGAGGAG CTCCATACGTGTGAGCAGGCTGGAGCCAGAGCTGAGAGCTCAGATCCGAGAGCAAAACCCCAGCATCGAGGTGGTGTACTACAACAAGGGGCTTTGA